In one Parageobacillus genomosp. 1 genomic region, the following are encoded:
- the dnaE gene encoding DNA polymerase III subunit alpha, with the protein MSFVHLQVRSCYSLLRSPTKISDLVEKAKELRFTSLALTDENVLYGAIPFYIECKRFGIQPIIGMITDIVLEGEEAYPLVLLAKNETGYRHLMKISSVIQTAASEGIPEKWLWRYRDGLIALTPGKKGQVETLLAHGKIEKAKQVLERYKQIFGADVYLSMQRGEQEREPYEAELIRLGEETNTPLVATNDVQYIEKEDVFVQRCLLAIKHGTEMKEEKNVIGERYFTSPQEMERRFSDLPEAVENSRRIAEQCQLHLEFETLKLPKYPVPEKESAGSYLRQLCLKGLNERVSSPSAVYRERLEYELNVIEQMHFSDYFLIVWDLMNFARKKGIMTGPGRGSAAGSLVAYTLYITDVDPIQYGLLFERFLNPERVSLPDIDIDFPDDRREEVIEYVAAKYGQQHVAQIITFGTFGAKAALRDAGKAMGINIKEIERIVKSIPNKPGVTIQEAYEQSPAFRQAVQASSLFQKWVATAMKIEGLPRHTSTHAAGVIISSVPLAEMVPLQQGHGEWHLTQYPMDVLERLGLLKMDFLGLRTLTLLEHICRLVKQQTGKTLDIRSLPLDDRKTYELLSNGDTNGIFQLESDGMKHVLKQLKPSQFEDIVAVNALYRPGPMSYIPVYIKRKHGKERVSYLHPDLEPILAPTYGVLIYQEQIMQIAANIAGFSLGKADLLRRAVAKKKKELLDERRHEFVQGCLKNGYEETFAHELYDMIVRFANYGFNRSHAVSYALLSYQLAYLKAHYPLCFYAALLTSVIGDEEKISSYIYEARQKQIELLPPSINQSRYAFSVEQNKIRYSLAAIKHVGAVAVKAIVQERQKGPFADFFDFSVRLFGKGINRKTIESLILSGCFDEFGVERASLLASVDVALEHAQLVGPYVKEDLFADLSLKPKYVEASPLSLEEKLKYEKELLSVYVSPHPASAYQKAFCLAGAKSIFSVCNGATDSLIKVGVYIAEKRKTRTKKGEEMAFFTISDESGEMDAVAFPSVYSRYSAALEKGNIQLLEGKIDIRAGKPQLVIRQVLPFDTKALYIKIRPEHMAAGKLFVLKELLQKYHGNTPVFLYYEQEQKMVKLAEEYNAAATDECIAALRALLGDEHIVVK; encoded by the coding sequence TTGTCGTTTGTCCACCTTCAAGTCCGCAGCTGCTACAGTTTGCTGAGGAGTCCGACGAAAATCAGCGATCTCGTCGAAAAGGCGAAAGAGTTGCGATTTACTTCTCTCGCGCTGACGGATGAAAATGTATTGTATGGCGCGATTCCTTTTTATATCGAATGCAAACGCTTCGGCATTCAGCCGATTATCGGGATGATCACAGACATCGTGCTGGAGGGAGAAGAAGCATATCCGCTCGTTTTGTTAGCGAAAAACGAAACAGGGTATCGCCATTTAATGAAAATAAGCAGCGTGATTCAGACGGCTGCAAGCGAAGGCATTCCGGAAAAGTGGCTATGGCGCTACCGCGATGGACTGATCGCCCTAACTCCGGGAAAAAAAGGACAGGTAGAAACATTGCTTGCCCATGGGAAAATTGAAAAAGCAAAACAGGTATTAGAGCGGTATAAGCAAATATTTGGGGCGGATGTTTATCTTTCAATGCAGCGCGGGGAACAGGAGCGCGAACCGTATGAAGCGGAGCTAATCCGTTTAGGGGAAGAAACCAATACCCCGCTTGTGGCAACGAACGATGTCCAATATATCGAAAAAGAAGATGTGTTTGTACAGCGCTGTTTACTGGCGATTAAACACGGAACGGAAATGAAAGAAGAAAAAAACGTTATTGGGGAACGATATTTCACATCGCCCCAGGAAATGGAAAGACGTTTTTCCGATCTGCCGGAAGCGGTAGAAAACAGCAGGAGAATTGCTGAGCAATGCCAGCTTCATCTTGAGTTTGAGACATTAAAGCTGCCGAAATACCCGGTTCCGGAAAAGGAAAGCGCAGGCAGCTATTTGCGCCAGCTTTGCCTAAAAGGGCTAAATGAACGGGTTTCGTCCCCTTCCGCTGTTTACAGGGAACGGCTTGAGTATGAATTGAACGTGATCGAGCAAATGCATTTCAGCGACTATTTTTTGATCGTGTGGGATTTAATGAATTTCGCGCGCAAAAAAGGGATAATGACAGGACCGGGTAGAGGATCGGCGGCCGGGTCGCTTGTGGCATATACCCTTTATATTACCGATGTTGATCCGATCCAGTACGGTCTTCTTTTTGAGCGGTTTTTAAACCCGGAACGGGTGTCGCTGCCCGATATTGACATTGATTTTCCTGATGATCGCCGCGAAGAAGTGATCGAATATGTCGCTGCTAAATACGGGCAACAGCATGTTGCACAAATCATCACTTTCGGCACGTTCGGCGCCAAAGCGGCTCTTCGCGACGCAGGCAAAGCGATGGGGATCAATATAAAAGAAATAGAACGTATCGTCAAATCTATTCCAAATAAGCCAGGAGTAACGATTCAAGAAGCATATGAGCAGTCTCCTGCCTTTCGCCAAGCGGTGCAAGCTTCTTCTTTATTCCAAAAGTGGGTGGCGACGGCGATGAAAATAGAAGGGCTGCCGCGTCATACATCTACCCATGCGGCCGGCGTCATTATTAGCAGCGTGCCGCTGGCGGAAATGGTTCCGCTGCAGCAAGGCCATGGCGAATGGCATTTGACACAATATCCGATGGACGTATTGGAGCGGCTCGGCCTGCTGAAAATGGATTTTCTCGGTTTGCGCACGTTGACATTGCTAGAGCACATATGCCGCCTTGTCAAGCAGCAAACCGGAAAAACGCTCGACATCCGCTCGCTTCCATTAGACGACCGGAAAACATACGAATTATTAAGCAACGGAGATACGAACGGCATTTTCCAATTGGAGTCTGACGGGATGAAGCACGTATTAAAGCAGCTGAAACCGTCGCAATTTGAAGATATTGTCGCTGTCAACGCGCTCTATCGCCCTGGTCCGATGAGCTACATTCCTGTGTATATAAAAAGAAAGCACGGCAAAGAACGCGTTTCCTATCTCCATCCTGATTTGGAACCCATTTTGGCGCCTACATACGGCGTTCTCATTTACCAAGAGCAAATTATGCAAATCGCCGCCAACATTGCCGGCTTTTCATTAGGAAAGGCGGATTTGCTGCGCCGCGCCGTCGCCAAAAAGAAAAAAGAGCTTCTTGATGAGCGGCGCCATGAGTTCGTGCAAGGATGCCTCAAGAACGGCTATGAGGAAACATTTGCCCATGAACTTTATGATATGATTGTCCGTTTTGCCAATTACGGGTTTAACCGCAGCCATGCGGTCAGCTATGCCTTGCTTTCTTACCAGCTTGCCTATTTAAAAGCCCACTATCCGCTTTGTTTTTATGCCGCTCTGTTGACGAGCGTCATCGGTGATGAGGAGAAAATATCTTCGTATATTTACGAAGCAAGGCAAAAACAGATTGAATTGCTGCCACCTTCGATTAATCAAAGCCGTTATGCCTTTTCCGTAGAACAGAACAAAATTCGTTACAGTTTAGCTGCCATTAAGCATGTTGGGGCAGTCGCGGTAAAGGCGATTGTTCAAGAGCGGCAAAAAGGGCCGTTTGCCGACTTTTTTGATTTTTCTGTGCGTCTATTCGGAAAAGGCATCAATCGAAAAACGATCGAGTCGCTTATTTTGTCAGGCTGTTTTGATGAGTTCGGAGTGGAAAGAGCCTCATTATTGGCAAGCGTGGATGTCGCGTTAGAGCATGCCCAGCTTGTCGGTCCGTATGTGAAAGAAGATTTGTTTGCCGATTTGTCCTTAAAGCCAAAATACGTGGAAGCTTCTCCCCTGTCGTTGGAAGAGAAGCTCAAGTATGAAAAAGAACTGCTCAGTGTGTACGTTTCCCCGCATCCGGCATCGGCCTATCAAAAGGCGTTTTGCTTGGCTGGCGCCAAATCCATTTTCAGCGTATGCAACGGGGCGACGGATTCTTTGATTAAAGTAGGCGTATATATTGCGGAAAAAAGAAAAACGCGGACAAAAAAAGGAGAGGAGATGGCCTTTTTCACCATTAGCGATGAGAGCGGGGAAATGGATGCGGTAGCGTTTCCTAGTGTATATTCCCGTTATTCCGCAGCATTGGAGAAAGGAAATATACAGCTGTTGGAAGGAAAAATAGATATCCGCGCCGGAAAGCCGCAGCTGGTGATTCGCCAAGTACTTCCTTTTGATACGAAAGCACTTTATATAAAAATTCGTCCAGAACATATGGCCGCTGGGAAATTGTTTGTACTAAAAGAGTTGTTGCAAAAATATCATGGAAATACTCCTGTTTTTCTTTATTATGAACAAGAGCAAAAGATGGTCAAATTGGCGGAAGAATACAATGCTGCCGCAACCGATGAATGTATAGCGGCGTTAAGGGCGCTCCTTGGCGATGAGCATATTGTAGTAAAATAA
- a CDS encoding SDR family oxidoreductase encodes MRHALITAGAKGLGRKVTELLLERGYSVTVNYRSDEAAMQSLQEKYAHLKDRLQFVRGDVTKKDDLSALVEAALQRFGRIDCLINNAGPYIFERKKLADYTEEEWYEMIEGNLSAVFHLVKKTIPVMRKQRFGRIITYGFQGAADAPGWVHRSAFSAAKVGLVSLTKTIALEEAEYGITANMVCPGNIVGEMKEATIAYARTKKDEETPIGRSGTGEDIARMIAFLCEEDSDMITGAVIDVTGGVNVLHRYRP; translated from the coding sequence GTGCGACATGCCCTCATCACAGCCGGAGCGAAAGGGCTGGGGAGAAAAGTAACGGAACTGTTGTTAGAAAGAGGATATTCGGTAACGGTCAACTATCGGAGTGACGAGGCAGCGATGCAGTCGCTGCAAGAAAAGTATGCCCATTTAAAAGACCGGCTTCAGTTTGTCCGCGGGGACGTCACAAAGAAAGATGATTTATCGGCGCTTGTCGAGGCGGCATTACAGCGATTCGGCCGGATTGATTGTTTGATTAATAATGCTGGACCATATATTTTTGAGAGAAAAAAATTAGCGGATTATACGGAAGAGGAATGGTATGAAATGATTGAAGGAAATTTAAGCGCCGTTTTCCACTTAGTAAAGAAAACGATTCCGGTGATGAGAAAACAACGGTTTGGACGCATTATTACATACGGATTCCAGGGAGCGGCGGATGCCCCGGGATGGGTGCATCGATCTGCATTTAGCGCGGCAAAAGTTGGTTTAGTATCGTTGACGAAAACGATCGCGCTCGAGGAAGCGGAGTATGGCATTACCGCAAATATGGTTTGCCCAGGCAATATTGTTGGAGAAATGAAAGAAGCAACCATTGCGTATGCGCGGACGAAAAAAGATGAGGAAACCCCCATCGGCCGTTCAGGGACGGGTGAAGATATTGCTCGTATGATTGCTTTCTTATGTGAAGAAGATTCCGATATGATTACAGGAGCAGTGATTGATGTTACCGGTGGAGTCAATGTTCTTCACCGCTATCGCCCGTAA
- the ald gene encoding alanine dehydrogenase has product MKIGIPKEIKNNENRVAITPAGVMTLVKAGHEVYVEKGAGLGSGFFDEEYEKAGATIVPSAQDAWAAEMVLKVKEPLPEEYAYFREGLILFTYLHLAAEESLTKELVNKKVIGIAYETVQLANGALPLLTPMSEVAGRMSVQVGAQFLEKPHGGKGILLGGVPGVRRGKVTIIGGGTAGTNAAKIAVGLGAEVTILDINAERLRELDDLFGEHVTTLMSNPYNIAEAVQQSDLVIGAVLIPGAKAPKLVTEEMVRSMSPGSVLVDIAIDQGGIFETTDRVTTHDDPIYVKHGVVHYAVANMPGAVPRTSTFALTNVTIPYALQIANKGYRDACLQNEALLKGINTLNGSVTYEAVAKAHGLPYTDARTLLEQ; this is encoded by the coding sequence ATGAAAATCGGTATTCCAAAAGAGATTAAAAACAATGAGAACCGGGTGGCGATTACACCGGCAGGAGTCATGACATTAGTAAAAGCCGGGCATGAAGTATATGTGGAAAAAGGAGCGGGGCTTGGCTCTGGTTTTTTCGATGAAGAGTATGAAAAAGCAGGAGCAACGATCGTTCCGTCTGCTCAAGATGCATGGGCGGCGGAAATGGTGTTAAAAGTAAAAGAGCCGCTTCCAGAAGAGTACGCATATTTCCGCGAAGGCCTTATTTTGTTTACTTATTTGCATTTAGCCGCCGAGGAATCGTTGACGAAAGAATTAGTGAACAAAAAAGTAATCGGCATTGCTTATGAAACGGTACAATTGGCAAACGGTGCGCTTCCGTTATTAACGCCAATGAGCGAAGTAGCAGGAAGAATGTCCGTGCAAGTAGGCGCGCAGTTTCTCGAAAAGCCGCACGGAGGAAAAGGAATTTTATTAGGAGGCGTGCCGGGAGTGCGCCGCGGAAAAGTAACGATTATCGGCGGCGGGACGGCTGGAACGAACGCGGCAAAAATAGCAGTGGGGCTCGGAGCGGAAGTGACGATTTTAGATATTAATGCCGAGCGGCTGCGCGAGCTTGACGATCTGTTTGGCGAGCATGTGACGACGTTAATGTCCAATCCGTATAACATCGCTGAAGCGGTGCAACAGTCGGATCTTGTTATCGGCGCCGTATTAATCCCTGGCGCGAAAGCACCGAAGCTGGTGACGGAAGAAATGGTGCGCTCGATGTCACCTGGTTCCGTGCTTGTCGATATCGCCATCGATCAAGGCGGAATTTTTGAAACGACCGACCGCGTTACGACTCATGATGATCCGATCTATGTTAAGCATGGGGTCGTTCATTATGCGGTAGCAAACATGCCGGGCGCGGTGCCGCGAACATCCACGTTTGCGCTTACGAACGTCACCATCCCTTATGCGCTGCAAATCGCCAATAAAGGGTATCGCGACGCCTGCCTGCAAAATGAGGCATTGCTAAAAGGAATCAATACGTTAAATGGTTCAGTTACGTATGAAGCGGTAGCGAAGGCACACGGATTACCGTATACCGATGCGAGAACATTGCTCGAACAATAG
- a CDS encoding CBS domain-containing protein codes for MATKHEQILQYINSLPIGEKISVRQIAKEMGVSEGTAYRAIKDAENKGYVSTIERVGTIRIEKKRKENIEKLTYAEVVNIVDGQVLGGREGLHKTLNRFVIGAMQLEAMMRYIGAGDLLIVGNRMKAHELALEAGAAVLITGGFDTEDQVKKLADELQLPIISTSYDTFTVATMINRAIYDQLIKKEIVLVEDILIPLEKTVYLYTTDPVERWYALNRETRHSRFPVVDEQLKVQGIVTAKDVLDFDRQLPIEKAMTKQPITVKGKTSVAFASHIMVWEGIELLPVVDEHNRLQGIISRQDVLKALQMVQRQPQVGETIDDIITSQFQEVDSNGKEEVFRCTITPQMTNHLGTLSYGVFTTIVTEAATRALRSYKRGDLVVENITIYFIKPVQIDSTVEAKAKLLEIGRKFGKVDVEVYNEGAVVGKAMMMCQLMDR; via the coding sequence TTGGCGACGAAACATGAACAAATTTTGCAATACATTAATAGTTTGCCGATCGGCGAAAAAATTTCCGTGCGGCAAATTGCCAAAGAAATGGGCGTCAGCGAAGGCACTGCGTATCGGGCCATTAAAGATGCGGAAAACAAAGGCTATGTCAGCACGATTGAACGCGTCGGCACGATTCGCATTGAGAAGAAGCGGAAAGAAAATATTGAAAAACTGACATATGCGGAAGTGGTAAACATTGTAGATGGACAAGTGCTCGGCGGGCGCGAAGGCTTGCATAAAACGCTGAACCGCTTTGTAATTGGCGCCATGCAGTTAGAGGCGATGATGCGCTATATTGGGGCAGGCGACTTATTGATTGTCGGAAACCGCATGAAAGCGCACGAACTTGCGCTCGAAGCCGGGGCAGCCGTGTTAATTACCGGCGGATTTGATACGGAAGACCAGGTAAAAAAATTAGCGGATGAATTGCAGCTTCCGATCATTTCGACCAGCTATGATACGTTTACCGTCGCGACGATGATCAACCGCGCGATTTATGACCAGTTAATTAAAAAGGAAATCGTTCTTGTCGAAGACATCTTAATTCCGCTCGAAAAAACCGTCTATTTATATACAACGGACCCGGTTGAGCGGTGGTATGCGTTAAATCGCGAAACGCGGCATAGCCGTTTTCCGGTTGTCGATGAGCAGCTAAAAGTGCAAGGGATTGTAACGGCAAAAGACGTGCTTGATTTTGACCGGCAATTGCCAATTGAAAAGGCGATGACAAAGCAGCCGATTACCGTAAAAGGAAAGACATCGGTCGCTTTCGCCTCCCATATCATGGTGTGGGAAGGCATTGAACTGCTGCCGGTCGTGGACGAACATAACCGGCTGCAAGGAATTATTAGCCGTCAGGACGTTTTAAAAGCGCTGCAAATGGTTCAACGCCAGCCGCAAGTCGGCGAAACGATCGATGATATTATTACAAGTCAGTTCCAGGAAGTGGATAGCAATGGAAAAGAAGAAGTGTTTCGCTGCACGATTACGCCGCAAATGACAAATCATTTAGGAACGCTGTCGTATGGTGTATTTACGACGATTGTCACCGAAGCGGCTACACGCGCGCTTCGTTCGTATAAACGCGGGGATTTGGTCGTTGAAAATATTACCATTTATTTTATTAAACCAGTGCAAATTGACAGCACGGTTGAAGCAAAAGCGAAATTACTGGAAATTGGACGGAAGTTCGGGAAAGTGGATGTAGAAGTATATAACGAAGGCGCGGTCGTCGGCAAGGCGATGATGATGTGCCAGCTCATGGATCGTTAG
- a CDS encoding DHH family phosphoesterase: MKEKCLEILKAIQQFDTIIIHRHVRPDPDAYGSQGGLAEILQASFPEKTVYTVGQDEESLRFLRRMDIIDDAVYRNALVIVCDTANQERICDERYRLGQKLIKIDHHPNEDPYGDIVWVDTNASSTSEMIYEFYLAGKEEGLVMTKEAARLIYAGIVGDTGRFLFPRTSEKTFRYASELIQYGFSLTELYDGLYRTKLNVAHLSGYVLQNFTVSEEGVAAVKMPKTLLEQYGVTASEASQLVGLLGNIEGIVAWVFFIEEEKEIRVRLRSKGPIVNEVAKKYRGGGHPLAAGASIYSWEDADRVIEDLKAACLS, translated from the coding sequence ATGAAAGAAAAATGTTTGGAAATTTTAAAAGCGATACAACAGTTTGATACGATTATCATTCACCGCCACGTGCGCCCAGACCCTGATGCGTATGGGTCACAAGGGGGATTAGCGGAGATTTTGCAAGCGTCGTTTCCGGAAAAAACGGTGTATACGGTTGGGCAGGATGAAGAGTCATTGCGATTTTTACGGCGGATGGATATCATCGATGACGCTGTTTATCGGAATGCGCTTGTGATCGTTTGCGACACGGCGAATCAGGAGCGAATTTGTGATGAACGTTACCGCCTTGGCCAAAAACTGATTAAAATTGACCATCATCCGAACGAGGATCCTTATGGAGATATAGTATGGGTCGATACAAACGCCAGTTCCACGAGTGAAATGATTTATGAGTTTTATTTGGCAGGTAAAGAAGAAGGACTGGTGATGACAAAAGAAGCGGCGCGTTTAATTTATGCAGGAATTGTCGGCGATACGGGGCGGTTTCTTTTTCCACGCACAAGCGAAAAAACGTTCCGTTACGCAAGCGAACTCATTCAATATGGGTTCTCTTTGACGGAGCTATATGACGGATTATATCGTACGAAGTTGAATGTAGCGCATCTAAGCGGATACGTGCTGCAAAACTTTACCGTATCAGAAGAAGGGGTGGCGGCGGTAAAAATGCCAAAAACCCTGCTCGAACAATATGGCGTTACTGCCTCTGAGGCTTCGCAGCTCGTGGGCCTCCTTGGCAATATCGAAGGAATTGTTGCGTGGGTATTTTTTATTGAGGAAGAAAAGGAAATTCGCGTGCGCCTTCGTTCCAAAGGTCCGATTGTCAATGAAGTGGCGAAAAAATACCGCGGCGGCGGCCATCCGCTTGCGGCAGGGGCTTCGATTTATTCTTGGGAAGATGCGGACCGCGTCATTGAAGATTTGAAAGCAGCGTGTCTTTCCTAA
- a CDS encoding YtpI family protein, producing the protein MPTLVIFIIFSFSFYVYYKIKYFRSRRPLERRWLSAKSSIALGLFVFLFGLNQFFLYSSTVTYIVGSVFLLIGAGSAWAGYRAYKYYLPLVIEEAKQTAKNGA; encoded by the coding sequence ATGCCAACACTTGTAATTTTCATTATATTTTCCTTTTCATTTTACGTCTATTATAAAATCAAATATTTTCGTTCCCGCCGCCCGCTCGAACGTCGCTGGCTTTCCGCCAAATCGAGCATTGCGCTCGGGCTGTTTGTCTTTCTGTTTGGCCTAAATCAGTTTTTTCTTTATTCTTCTACTGTCACCTATATTGTCGGGAGCGTTTTCTTGCTGATTGGCGCCGGAAGCGCGTGGGCGGGCTACCGCGCCTACAAATATTATTTGCCGCTCGTCATTGAAGAAGCAAAACAAACAGCAAAAAACGGGGCGTAA
- the ytrI gene encoding sporulation membrane protein YtrI — MRIPPHYRYPTWQRFFAGVAIGALISWFVFLHLFGVLQEKQVRKIIELQDKIADLEDEIRIWQEDYVKTNKINKKKLMVQEISVHLVNAEQYKLDSYTTFRIEESVKEDISHLKAKDIETVYNSRELLKRAIENKTYTINEQPYKLEIHQLFVFTTLSIELKLKPLPSS; from the coding sequence ATGAGAATTCCGCCTCATTACCGCTATCCAACATGGCAGCGTTTTTTTGCCGGCGTTGCGATCGGAGCGCTCATCAGCTGGTTTGTTTTTTTACATTTATTCGGCGTCTTGCAGGAAAAACAGGTTCGAAAAATCATCGAACTTCAAGACAAAATTGCCGATTTGGAAGACGAAATCCGCATTTGGCAAGAAGACTACGTTAAAACCAATAAAATAAACAAAAAAAAATTAATGGTGCAAGAAATTTCTGTCCACCTCGTCAACGCGGAGCAATATAAACTCGACTCTTATACGACATTTCGCATTGAAGAAAGCGTAAAGGAAGATATTTCCCACCTAAAGGCAAAAGATATCGAAACCGTTTATAACAGCCGGGAGTTGCTAAAGCGGGCTATTGAAAACAAAACATACACCATTAATGAGCAACCGTATAAGCTGGAAATTCATCAGCTGTTTGTCTTCACTACCTTATCGATTGAACTAAAATTAAAGCCGCTGCCTTCCTCATAA
- a CDS encoding metal-dependent hydrolase has protein sequence MKITYHGHSVVKIETNGKTVLIDPFITGNSTTDLKLEEVKADAILLTHGHSDHVGDTVQLAKKNNALVVATFELATYLGWQGVNTYGMNIGGAHEFDFGKVKLTQAFHSSGYVTEDNQIIYLGMPTGILFTAEGKTIYHAGDTGLFSDMKLIGERNQIDVAFLPIGDSFTMGPEDAALAAEWLRAKTVVPIHYNTFPPIVQDPEKFVALLPDGVGRALKPGESIEL, from the coding sequence GTGAAAATCACTTACCACGGCCATTCTGTCGTAAAAATTGAAACAAACGGGAAAACGGTTTTGATTGATCCGTTTATTACTGGAAACAGCACCACCGATTTAAAACTAGAAGAAGTAAAAGCAGATGCCATCTTGCTTACCCACGGCCATAGCGACCATGTTGGGGATACGGTGCAATTGGCGAAGAAAAACAATGCGCTCGTTGTCGCCACCTTTGAGCTGGCTACATATTTAGGATGGCAGGGAGTTAATACTTACGGCATGAACATCGGCGGTGCGCATGAATTTGATTTCGGAAAAGTGAAATTGACGCAGGCGTTCCACAGCTCCGGTTATGTCACGGAAGACAATCAAATTATTTACTTAGGGATGCCGACAGGAATTTTATTTACGGCTGAAGGAAAAACGATTTACCATGCCGGGGATACCGGATTGTTCTCCGATATGAAGCTTATCGGTGAACGCAATCAAATTGATGTGGCGTTTTTGCCGATTGGGGACAGTTTTACGATGGGACCGGAAGATGCCGCCCTTGCCGCTGAGTGGCTGCGTGCGAAAACGGTAGTGCCGATTCATTATAATACATTCCCGCCGATTGTCCAAGACCCTGAAAAATTTGTCGCGTTGCTTCCTGACGGGGTCGGCCGCGCCTTAAAACCTGGAGAAAGTATTGAACTATAA
- a CDS encoding M24 family metallopeptidase: MNKRLQLFSDWLQEQHISLAFITSSPNVFYLSGFWCDPHERLLALLVFPEGEPALVCPQMETARARQSGWEHEIIDYDDTANPWELIARHIQARNIAVEQIAVEKSHLSLERYDLLHTYFQANTWLNAEEKLRQLRMIKDEREIAILRQAAQLADYAVEVGVSAIREGKTELDIIATIEYEMKKKGVREMSFATMVLAGKNTANPHGVPGQTPIQRGDFVLFDLGVIVDGYCSDITRTVVFGSATEEQKTIYDTVLRAQLAAIDACKPGAPIGAVDRAARAVIEQAGYGPYFTHRVGHGLGIEIHEYPSMNATNTMPLERGMTFTIEPGIYVPSIGGVRIEDDVFIADDGVGILTAYPKELIVV; the protein is encoded by the coding sequence GTGAACAAACGGCTTCAATTATTTTCCGATTGGCTTCAAGAACAACATATTTCATTGGCGTTCATTACGTCAAGTCCAAACGTTTTCTATTTAAGCGGGTTTTGGTGCGACCCGCACGAGCGGCTGTTAGCACTGCTTGTTTTCCCGGAAGGAGAGCCGGCGTTGGTTTGCCCGCAAATGGAAACGGCGCGCGCCCGCCAATCTGGATGGGAACATGAAATTATCGATTATGATGATACGGCCAACCCATGGGAATTGATCGCACGGCATATCCAGGCAAGAAATATCGCGGTCGAGCAAATTGCGGTTGAAAAAAGCCATCTTTCTTTAGAACGCTATGATCTGCTTCATACCTATTTCCAAGCGAACACATGGCTCAATGCCGAAGAAAAATTACGGCAATTGCGGATGATCAAAGATGAAAGAGAAATTGCCATACTGCGGCAAGCGGCGCAGTTGGCCGATTATGCTGTTGAAGTAGGTGTAAGCGCCATCCGGGAAGGAAAAACAGAATTAGATATTATCGCGACAATCGAATACGAAATGAAGAAAAAAGGCGTACGGGAAATGTCGTTTGCTACCATGGTTCTCGCCGGCAAAAACACCGCTAATCCTCATGGCGTACCAGGACAGACGCCGATTCAGCGCGGCGATTTTGTTTTGTTTGATTTGGGCGTCATCGTCGACGGCTACTGCTCCGATATTACGAGAACCGTCGTTTTCGGTTCGGCAACGGAAGAGCAAAAGACGATTTATGATACCGTTTTGCGCGCGCAGCTGGCCGCCATTGACGCGTGCAAGCCAGGCGCACCAATCGGTGCTGTCGACCGAGCGGCCAGAGCGGTGATTGAACAGGCAGGATATGGTCCATATTTTACACACCGTGTCGGGCACGGTTTAGGCATTGAAATACACGAATATCCGTCCATGAACGCCACCAATACGATGCCATTAGAGCGCGGCATGACGTTCACGATTGAGCCGGGCATCTATGTCCCGTCCATTGGCGGAGTTCGCATTGAAGACGACGTATTTATTGCTGATGATGGCGTTGGCATTTTAACTGCCTATCCAAAAGAGCTTATTGTTGTTTAA
- a CDS encoding YtrH family sporulation protein, which yields MNEKIAFLPAFIQSYFIAAGVLLGGAMIGALGAFLSGEQPLTAMYRFAGDLRIWAVVAAIGGTFDTFYMVERGFFFGETRDIVRQFLLILSAMGGAQTGVTIITWLTQEHISS from the coding sequence ATGAACGAAAAAATCGCATTTTTGCCTGCTTTTATTCAAAGTTATTTTATCGCAGCCGGCGTGCTGTTAGGCGGAGCGATGATCGGGGCGCTTGGCGCGTTTTTAAGCGGAGAGCAGCCGCTTACGGCCATGTATCGTTTTGCTGGTGATTTGCGGATTTGGGCTGTTGTCGCTGCCATCGGTGGAACGTTTGATACGTTTTATATGGTGGAGCGGGGATTCTTCTTTGGGGAGACGCGCGACATTGTGAGACAGTTTCTTCTTATTCTCTCAGCGATGGGAGGAGCGCAGACGGGAGTTACCATCATTACTTGGCTGACACAGGAGCATATTTCTTCATGA